Proteins encoded in a region of the Methanotorris formicicus Mc-S-70 genome:
- a CDS encoding ABC transporter substrate-binding protein, which produces MAKNINKMLIIILGVISLITSISCTYAEGNYNYRFGDVNEDGSIDIADVVYLFKNRNLDLEDGDINADNSIDIADVVYLFKNYDEMRKQIKYAQNMKLTYYDENGNEVNPYNGEKWAYKIFEDATGQRLLLKNESQPIPSWTEGKYDKVINVPLKNVVVMSSTHIALMEPLNDDGSVIGSVKGIMWGGYYTWYFDDIKKGLENGSIIDVGSSYNPDWDKIVNISPQVIFVYPGYSGDAIIAKCKDLGLTYVADAEYLEGTYLARCEWVKMFAAFYNKEDVAKKYFARVDKRSWNVVRKTYGCDSNVLVAWGKNYPKYGGTYVPKAQSYVAKGIMAFCHANYIFTDIPGTGSAKIDYETFAERAKDADIWVVPSSTTWLSTFKDDHPGYTTFKAVQNGRLFCISPDYWQCGLMNTDEVLMDLGTIIHPEAFKGRTTHFFLKYNPDTNTAEPYTAN; this is translated from the coding sequence ATGGCAAAAAATATAAATAAGATGTTGATAATAATATTAGGTGTTATATCCTTAATAACAAGTATAAGTTGTACTTATGCTGAGGGAAACTACAACTACAGATTCGGGGATGTAAATGAGGATGGAAGTATAGACATCGCTGATGTCGTTTATCTCTTTAAGAACAGAAACCTTGACCTAGAAGATGGAGACATAAACGCCGATAATAGTATAGATATCGCAGATGTTGTTTATCTCTTTAAGAACTACGATGAGATGAGAAAGCAAATAAAATATGCACAAAATATGAAATTAACTTACTACGATGAAAATGGAAACGAAGTAAACCCATACAATGGTGAAAAATGGGCATATAAGATATTTGAGGATGCTACAGGGCAAAGACTCCTATTAAAAAATGAATCCCAACCAATACCAAGTTGGACTGAAGGAAAATACGACAAAGTAATTAACGTCCCATTAAAAAATGTTGTTGTAATGAGTTCCACCCACATAGCATTGATGGAGCCATTAAACGATGATGGTTCAGTAATAGGTTCAGTTAAAGGTATTATGTGGGGTGGTTATTACACATGGTATTTCGACGATATAAAGAAAGGTCTTGAAAATGGTTCAATAATCGATGTTGGTTCATCCTACAACCCAGATTGGGATAAGATTGTCAATATTTCCCCACAGGTTATATTCGTTTACCCTGGATATAGTGGGGATGCAATAATTGCAAAGTGTAAGGATTTAGGATTAACCTACGTTGCAGATGCTGAATACTTAGAAGGAACATACCTTGCAAGATGTGAATGGGTTAAGATGTTTGCTGCATTCTACAACAAGGAAGATGTTGCAAAGAAATACTTCGCAAGAGTAGATAAGAGGTCATGGAATGTTGTAAGGAAAACCTATGGTTGCGATTCAAATGTTTTAGTTGCTTGGGGTAAAAACTATCCAAAATATGGAGGAACTTACGTTCCAAAAGCACAATCCTACGTAGCAAAAGGAATAATGGCATTTTGTCATGCTAACTACATCTTCACAGATATTCCAGGAACTGGAAGTGCTAAGATTGATTATGAAACATTTGCTGAGAGGGCAAAAGATGCTGACATATGGGTTGTTCCATCATCAACAACTTGGCTATCTACATTCAAAGATGACCATCCAGGTTATACAACATTTAAAGCAGTTCAAAACGGAAGATTATTCTGTATAAGTCCTGACTATTGGCAATGTGGATTGATGAACACCGATGAAGTTTTAATGGATTTAGGAACAATCATTCATCCAGAGGCATTCAAAGGAAGAACCACACACTTCTTCCTCAAATATAACCCAGATACAAATACTGCAGAACCATATACTGCAAACTAA